The nucleotide window CCGTTTTCGAAGCGCTTGCGCTTGTAAAATGGTATGCTCGAGAACATGTGATTTTGTGTCTTGTCCCTGCATTCTTTATTGCCGGCGCCATATCTGTTTTT belongs to bacterium and includes:
- a CDS encoding permease, with the translated sequence MKEWKKLFYIFAVFLGFFYLPIENLRFSNAVFEALALVKWYAREHVILCLVPAFFIAGAISVF